One Gloeobacter morelensis MG652769 DNA window includes the following coding sequences:
- the rpsR gene encoding 30S ribosomal protein S18, whose translation MTSFGYRGKRVSPVPPKDKIDYKEVDLLRKFITERGKILPRRITGLTAKQQRDLTVAIKRARLLALLPFVNQEG comes from the coding sequence ATGACCTCGTTCGGATATCGCGGCAAGCGGGTTTCACCGGTCCCGCCCAAGGACAAGATTGACTACAAGGAAGTGGATTTGCTGCGCAAGTTCATCACCGAGCGCGGCAAGATTCTGCCCCGGCGAATTACTGGATTGACGGCCAAGCAGCAGCGCGATCTAACCGTGGCCATCAAGCGCGCCCGATTGCTGGCCTTGTTGCCCTTTGTCAATCAGGAGGGCTAG
- a CDS encoding MAPEG family protein — translation MSALDTLVWPGLVTVAALVVYYGLSLNVGRARVRYGVAPPKTHGSPDFERVLRVQENTTEQMVLFLPSLWLYALFVNPLWAAVLGSVWIVGRVLYALGYYEAPERRSPGFAVSAVATLILLGGALVGLLRRLVLP, via the coding sequence TTGAGCGCTCTAGATACGCTGGTCTGGCCGGGTCTGGTCACCGTTGCCGCGCTGGTGGTCTACTATGGCCTTTCATTGAATGTCGGCCGCGCCCGTGTCCGCTACGGCGTCGCACCACCCAAGACCCACGGCAGTCCCGACTTCGAGCGGGTGTTGCGCGTCCAGGAGAACACCACCGAGCAAATGGTGCTGTTCTTGCCGTCGTTGTGGCTGTACGCGCTGTTTGTCAATCCGCTGTGGGCAGCCGTCCTGGGTAGTGTCTGGATTGTCGGGCGGGTGCTGTACGCGCTCGGCTACTACGAAGCTCCTGAGCGGCGCAGCCCCGGCTTTGCCGTCTCCGCCGTCGCCACGCTCATTTTGCTGGGCGGCGCGCTGGTGGGACTGTTGCGGCGGCTGGTGCTTCCCTGA
- the rpmG gene encoding 50S ribosomal protein L33 — MAKPGARIIITLECTECRTNTAKRRPGVSRYTTTKNKRNTTGRMELKKFCPNCNKHTVHKETK; from the coding sequence ATGGCGAAGCCTGGTGCCCGCATCATTATTACCCTGGAATGTACCGAGTGCCGGACGAACACGGCCAAGCGCCGGCCCGGCGTCTCGCGCTACACCACCACCAAAAACAAGCGCAACACGACCGGGCGCATGGAGCTGAAGAAGTTCTGCCCCAATTGCAACAAGCACACCGTACATAAAGAGACCAAATAA